The genomic window CTTCCCGAGCAAGAGACTACCATTAATAATGGGTGTAATATGATTCAACAGATTTCTAGCTATCAGTAAAGCACTATTTCTTCAGCACTAGAAAACCTTCCCGAGCAAGGGACCACTCTAAAAAAGTGAGGtatgacaaaattaaatagtttctttcttttttttgctgAGTTCAGAAGTCTGAAAAAGAAATCAGAATCTAGAAAGACAAAAGTttcattttttcaataaaaatatcatGAGGAAATTCTATTTgttgaattattgaatgatgGGGAGTAGTTTAAATCAATACCTTTGCTGGTTTAAGCCTACTACAGTTATCAATCACGCATTTATAGGCGTCCCAGTGTTCTTTGGCTAATTTTCTTAACATGTTGAGTTGTATCTCAAGTTCTGAATTAGCATCGACCAGCTTTCTCCATGTTTCTTGGGAATTTTCAGGATCAGCCTTCTGCCATTTTTTAACAGCACCTACCATTGATGGTGTTGATGATCCACCGGTTCCCGGTTCTCCCAGTAACTGTGTCAGCCAACAATCATTTTGACAATTTGACTATACTTGAATTctagtaataaaatattttaataagatggACAAGCCACCTTTCAGTTTCTtcacaaaagaagaaaaacacaGAGAAAGTACCATATATGCTTACACAAAAGCATTATAGTCTAAGTGGAAAAATAATGAAGCTCATAATGCTTACAAGTGTCATTAATGGTGGCAAAGAGAATTCAGTCCTCTCATGGTTCCATTTTCCATTTAGAATGTTCCCAATTACTTCCTCTAATGGCATCCCTTTCACTGCAGCCTGCAACATTGCTAGATATCTTATAAAGAATCCAAATAGAAGTCACTAAAACAGCTATGGTGGTGAACCACAAGCAGCAATGCAATAGAATTAAATGATAACTCATACAGCTAGTATTATCTCACTCTATATCAACCTAAGGCtgtcacaaaaaataaaaatacattgaGCTAAGTTTATGTATTCAGAACTTTTCCATTGCAAAATATTCCAGTCACACAACcagggagggagggagggagggagggagagaCCTGAGCAGCAGAAAGCACTTCTGGTGAAAAACGAACATAGCGCTGACTCCCATAGACAGCAGAACTGACATCAAAGCCACTGCCAACTTTACCTTGGGCAATACAGTGGGCACTTTGAGCTATCATATGCACGATATCGAGATCTGTGGAATTCTTATTTTCTTGGTGTTGATCTGCAGAAGAGGTGGAAAGGTTAACAACACCAAGGTAATGAAGTAAAGCAGCAACTACGGCAGTTGTCATTGCTGCAGATGAACCCAATCCAGTTTTTGCAACTTCAGGTTTACAATTTCCTCCATTTGATTCCTCAGAATTGAATGTAATTGATGTAAAAGGTGGTAGAGTAGCCAATGCTTCAGGTGTCAACAGAAGACCAAGGGCTTCTATCTGCGAAGAATACAAGAACAGGCAGATACTAAAATTTACATGCCacaataaataaatagtaaatatttGTCTCAAGAAGATATATTCTATTTCTATAAAGAATATCAGAGAGAAAAACCAAGGGTTTTAAAACCAGACCGGTGGTCGAACCAGTCCGACCACTGGTTTTCAGTTCAACCAGCCGATCcggttttaattaaataaattatttaaaaaaatcgtaAAACCGGGTCAACTAGTTTTTTAGCCCAGATCAACTGGTTCCGAGTAGTTTGCTCAAAAGGTGGTTCTACCCTTTGTCCAGACCAGTAAACCGGCCAGTTCCTGGTCCAATGGGTCCGACCAGCTGATCCGGTTCCAACAACCATTAGAAAAACTAAAATACCTGATTCCTGTATGAGTAAAAGTCATTGCAACCTAAGATCGTAATATCAAGACCTGCATGAATAATTCAGTTCCATTATTAGATCCCTGAAGGTATGGTTTCcgtaaaaagaagagaaaataaaaaaataaatgcaaggTTAAACATTACCTTGTAAAAGTAGTTTATCTAATGCCTCTTTCTTATTCTTGTCAAATGTTGCATGTGCAGCTGCTACAGTATATTGAATAGCATTTTCTACAAAAGGGTTCCTTGATTCACTGGAATTGTAtgccaaaaaaataattaaacttaacaATCATTTGCTTCTTTAATAGTTGGcgtatattttgtataaattgttGGAATAAAAAAACATAGGAATAActatttaaacttatttaatgcTAGATACGCATCAATAATAGAAAAGATGCAGTCTATAGGTATCCATAATAAAAAGGATGCAACTATGACACTAGAATATACGAGGAAAAAAACTTCAATCATATGATGTAACTTGCCTTGAAGATACACACTGAAGTGTTAAATGTTTCCGAGACAATTTATACATGCTTTCTCTGGACAGCTGAGGAGATGTTAGCTTGACATCGGTCCAAGACTGAAAGACAATACAGAGGACAAGAGTTTAGACCGTGTGTTACTTCACCAGTAAAGCACGATATAATCCAGTGAAAGTTACCATAGCATTTAATAGTGAATTTGCTGATTATGGCAAGCAAGAAAACTAGTCCTAAATTACAGTTGCGGGTGTTATGTAACGCATTGCGGTTGTTGCGGACATGAATTATAATTCGaaaatcacatttattttcaaaatcaattatcaactATCAGAGGAGATTATTCTTGATCTGACTTGAATTTTAAGCCACACAAAGATCAAGTTTAACATGAGCTATGACCCTCTAACTTTGGATGAATGAAAAGTCAACATAGAAACATTTATCTAAAAAACTAGGAAATGCTGCAATATCAATTAACATTTCCAAATGCTAGTTTGATATTAACGagtttttacataaaaataatatatatatatgaaacataCAGAAACACAAAATCTGATAGTAAGTTTTAGCATTTAGGCAATATGACAAACACATCTTGTGCATTGAAGAGCAAAACTTGATAAGATGACACATCAACAAAAACACAATTCATGTGCCTAAAATCTCAACAACTATGAGCAGGAGACAAGAAATAGACAGTAAAAGAAGCACAATCATAACCCATGTAATACCGCTATGTTGCGGCCATTACATCGCATTTGATCGCCATTGCAGCCATTACATAACGGGTTGCAGCTGCAACAGTTGTGATTCAGTTACACAATAGCATTGCGCCAATATTACAGTTTAGTAGTGTTAATTTCCATTACTTTACGGCCGCAATTTAATATTACCAAACCTCTTGTTTTTAGAGTGAGGAATAAACAGTTATGAAGCCTGACACTCCAACAATCACCTAGAAAGGGATCAAAGATCAATATCATACACGCGAGAAGTGAAGTTTTAGAAACTCCACAAGCGACTTTGAATTTTGATCATGTTCATTTAATTCAACGAGTTGACTTTACAATTCAGCGTCAGATTTCCTTATTTACAATAAAATTGAAACGTGATAATCATTCATACCAGCTCTCAGAGCTTTTAAAAGCAAGGAAATGATTGCAAGTATAGCAAAAAAGATAGAAGCATGGAAACTAAAGGAAAAGGTAACCTACCCATGCCCAGCTTTCAGGCTTGACATCTTCATGAATTGGCTTAACAATAGCGTAAAAACGTGCATTTGTACTCAGAACAATCCCAGCATTTGGTCTCTCCAAAATTAAATATCCCCCAGTCATCAAAACCTTTCCCGGAGCAGAAGCAACGCTGTAAATTAACATTCATTAATCAAAACTAAGATTGAAATCATTGGAGTGATCGAAAATAAGATGCCCTTTTCATAATTCATGCTAATCTAcaacaaattaaacaaaattaacaaaatcttGGGTTGAACGAACTTAAACTTACACTTCCATTGTCGTCAACGATTAGGATTTGGGAGATTGAAACTGGgtaaataaagtaatgaaaagaaaGTGGAAGAAATTTTAGAGCTTCAGAAGGGAAGAAGAGATTTTTTCTTTGTAGGGGATGGGAATTAAAGCTTGAATCAGAGATTCCCTAACTCAGTAATCAGCAAACCAAACAAGAAGAGTAAATTGGCAGTCAGCACTAAACGGTCAAAATGTTTGTGTTTATTTGACGTCGAGAACTATGTATGGTGGGGCCCGTTCACCAACCGTGCTTATTGCATTTTCTctccaatttaatttaaaaaatggttttgtTGACAATGCTGAGCCTTATTTTGAAGTGATTTTTTTTAGCTACATTATTGTTGTGGATGTTACTgtttttaatacaatataataattaaataattaatttgtcaAATATGGTAACTTAAAAAAATAGTAGTCAGACATTAATTTAGTAAAACActcaaaaaaaattgtataattgtTTTGACTAACTAAGACCGCTGAAATGGAGAAAAAAAGCATTCATTTCAAGATTGTGTTTTGACCTGCCTTTACACTTATTAGAAAGAGCTAACCTTTAACCAATGACCAACGTGCCTTTGAACAAGAAAATTTGACTTGCAACTGAATCAACTCATCTGTAACAACAGACCAGTACAGTTGAAGATTATATCCCATTATAATAAATGGTGTGATTTTTGGGAACCCATTGACACAAGTTTCTCGATCTGTTCATCAGAAGCAATAGAGCCTCGTTGCAATTGAAGAAGTGAGCAGATCCCCATTGTGGCTGGAATTGCAAGATTTTCTCTTCTTTGTTGCAAGGTCAATCCGACTCGAAGTCCTATTACTATGCTGATTGATCTCTTGATGACAAGTAAGCTAACCAAGAGTGCATTTAAGAATTAAACCAAAAAACATGCTTGTCAACGATCGTATATCAGCTTCAATCTGTGTCCAAAAATTTGTTTCTGCCAATAATGCTCCAAGCATATCAATGGGGCTTAACTGTTGAGTCATTAGGGAAGCCTCCACAATTGTTCATAGGCAGATGGCAACGAATGCCTATAAACACTCTTGAGCTTGCACTGGTTGCCATTTCATACAAAACACACGTTGGAAGTTGAGTGGTTTCGATGTATTTTTTATCCATGATATAAATTGTTGCAAACAAAACAACCTCGTTGCTACCAAGGACTTATTAGCCGCATACATGGAGTACTTAAGAAGTGAGCTAGTTCATTAATAATGAGATGAACAACTTTATAAATTGAACCTGCTAGTCTAGTTCCAACCCAACAAGCAACATCATGTTCTCCCACAACTGCATTCTCGGTTGTTATGGGCAATTCGTCCAACATTGTAAATCACTCTCAAATGTCTGAACCACTTTTACTGCAGATGCATCCACCTACTCTTCAACATCTTCCATAAGATTGTTTTCATTCGTGGCTCCATACGTTAGAGTCAAGACTGTCCAGTAATATTTGCTTAGTAACTTGATCAGTCAAGATGCGAGATAGCTTAGATATGTTTATATGTTATCCTTTTTTACATGGGCCTTATTagatattgttttaataagtaaTTGGGTCTCTTAGACGTTGTTATACTagtatttaaagttaaaaaattaaagaggTTATATTTATATAGAGTTTGAGTATATGGAAGAGATTgaattttagggtttttggtgaaattttcTCAATCTTAAAAGCATATATCAAGATTATATATCCTGATTATTTTATTGAAGAAGAAGAGTTTATATTGAGCTATAATAATCGAATAGACTGTCATATTAAGCCTATTAATAGACAACCAATTCACGTGAAAGGGGCAAAGGTTTGAGGGAGTACTATGTTGATTTGATAAAGTTATCTTTGTTATTTTTCCCTTATATCTTCGCACTCTATTGTTaggctctcttttttttttgtgagagGTTGAACCTTTGTATGTAAGGTTTTGATAAGTGGTTGTAAGAAATTGGGATTAACTCTTAGAGTTACAAGTACTTCTTTAATTACATTAACAAACGATTGTGTGCAAAATctttttatttctctattttttatttttattttattgtctaaTCAATAATATAATTGTACACGATATTAAGCAGCCAAACTAAACTTATAACAAACTAACATGTTTTTTCACCATATATCTCAATCTGATGAAGATCTGTGGGAAATTTGATCGGACACTTGGCTATCATCACACGCTCCATAAAAAATTGGCCCATAAGAGTGTTATCACACCAGATTtggattgtaacagcccgttttcagtgaaattggaatagtggttttgggaccacaaattcgagtctgaaagaaattttattttaatattatttcatggtttGCATGTTGATAGAAATaccgtatgaaaattttgtaaagaaattttcctgatttcatgtttaatttaatggaaaggaccaaattgcacaatgtgcaaaagttgaattctagtagctaaaaggaccaaatgtaacagcccaattttcagtagtgtcggaaacaatgatttgagatcactaaatccgacaagtaagcttgaagttttaataaattaataattatgggtcaagtgtgaatttagaagaatttttgaattagtgaattttgtgatttaaaaagaatttaataggttagttagtattaaagtttcgttggaaaattttaatgttgggatagtcaaataattaaaaaggactaaattgaaaatagtgtaaattttgttaaattgtgattaaatagtttaagcgACTAATAaagagggatttaaaaggcaattaggcccaaattatatgggctggacggtttgggcaagaaaatcagtaagaaaataaggagaaacaagggaaaaattggaagttttgcaaattaaacaaataaagcaaagacaaaattgaaaaatctagagatttcATCATTTTTTCTTCAGCTAAAACGCCATAGGAGAGAGttttcaagctggtttttcatatttttcatcatataGGGAATCCAAAGATAAacgtgaaaaagagaaaatatcaaactactccctaaatttttacaaattctaCTGATTggcccaagtaagttcatatggctaaatttaatgaattgttatgaaaatttcatgaatgctATGGTATGTTATTGTATATGAATGTTATAAAACGGagataattatgaaaatatgaatgtTTTGAATGAAAGTTCTAATTTAGTGGAACATTGgattgagtactttcgttcagtaaCTCACACGCATTGacagaaaagaccatggttggaccatggcaatatgtgatatgtgatttccgtataacaccatagctgggctatgacattggtgtgatatgtgcttccgtgtaagaccatggctgggttATGGCTttggtgtgtgatatgtgattatgcgcaagaccatagttatactatggtaTTGTGAAAACGTAGTACTCAATCCTGTAATCGTTCCCTAAAGTTATTAAGAAAAGTAAGCGATAAATGGACCCAAGAAATTTAAAAgtgattattatttaatattgagcTCAATTAAGTAAATATTGTtgtaagtaattttattgaattgaatttagaaaattgaattgaatgagaaatatgtgttagtattgaattatgttatatgtgttattaaaagtaaaatatattgatacatgaaattttgtgctaaggaccaaattacaaaatatatagaagtgatatgtgaaatacatgataaggattattagtgaattatggatgaataatgaatttagaaatatattacatgtattaaagatAGTGAAGATATAAGTATACGGATTAAACTGTAAAGTATATAGAAGCATTAtgcgaaaagtgtaaaagtgatatatGTGCATAAtataatttgcccaagtagacgagattagaactactagaatattagtggcatgccattaaggaacctTAGTGCGCTCTTTGATTATTAGCACAtcagtgctctctgattattagcacgttagTGCTCTTCGATTAGCACATCTgtgctctctgttcattagtgcataataatgtACTTCTGTACTTGTTCCGTATATCCGGTGTGTTCTATAAAGtctactttgggctaagaatatgaaatagtgaattgaaaatagaatgtgaaatatgttgcaaatatatggaatatatgagttatatacacatgaaatgactatggaatggatattgcaattgtataatgaaatgtgaaataaattgtgaaaagctatttatatagcaagcatgagaattgagatatttgtcaaacaaatgaaatatgatatggttgttataataaactcaagtgtgatatgtcgagaaaataagtttatcaaagttgaatttatatataatatgtgcAAGTACGCTAACCAGTGTGGTTGCTTGATGCAtaggcaagtgccaagccatTGGCGGAAtggtaatataattatttatataatgcattgaattggtaagtatttaagtgaaaatatgctagtgctcatgaaaaagtggtaaggtttaaattatacaatttttttatgaaatgacttatcatgcgATCAATTCGGAAAAAAAAAGGCTTtggttaaatgcactagcttgtgaccatggttgaatgatatgattATGACTTTTGTGTTAGGCGTATGGGATAaatgtggaaagtaaagaaatgcaaatgaaaataaagaaatttagaAGAATTAAAGTTATATATAAAATCTTACTAAGCTTACATAAGCTTACTCCTGTgtgtttaatgttctttgtagattgatGTGAAATTGGtcgatcggatcaacacatcaaggcacactatccagattacttcggtaaattttattgtgcattttaaggtttatatgacatgtatagagtttgattgaaagaaagtgaaggtgttataaacttagttatcaacatttttttactaaaatagtattggacagcagtagtagtccgactttgaaaattcaccaaaaattgtggaaatcgaattagaggttgaataaaatatgaaattaaagactactgagtctagttttacatagaagaaacagtgtaagaaaaaagaatttcatattatgagatatttaaatttttatgagacagggtcagagtgactttgagatcccctgttctgactttggaaaatcattaaaaattgtataaaaataattatgggttataatttatatgtttaaaattattaatgagtctattttcaacagaaaaaaaacagaaacatcatctgaatctcgtatgaagagataattaatttttagtgaagaagggtcgaaactgtcaaacaacATAAcaaggatgactttaaagaataaactgtacttattggctaaaccataaattttaaaaattttatggtaagaatatatgtgagtctagtttcagagaaatttagcgaatcttaatttggagttctgtagctcaagatatagaTAATTTAATGACGATGACTTGAGTGGACGGCTTTGATATGatcataagtaaatagtggaattatgtgtaattattctgtaaactccggcaacattctgtaacc from Gossypium hirsutum isolate 1008001.06 chromosome D12, Gossypium_hirsutum_v2.1, whole genome shotgun sequence includes these protein-coding regions:
- the LOC107946659 gene encoding phosphomevalonate kinase, peroxisomal, encoding MEVVASAPGKVLMTGGYLILERPNAGIVLSTNARFYAIVKPIHEDVKPESWAWSWTDVKLTSPQLSRESMYKLSRKHLTLQCVSSSESRNPFVENAIQYTVAAAHATFDKNKKEALDKLLLQGLDITILGCNDFYSYRNQIEALGLLLTPEALATLPPFTSITFNSEESNGGNCKPEVAKTGLGSSAAMTTAVVAALLHYLGVVNLSTSSADQHQENKNSTDLDIVHMIAQSAHCIAQGKVGSGFDVSSAVYGSQRYVRFSPEVLSAAQAAVKGMPLEEVIGNILNGKWNHERTEFSLPPLMTLLLGEPGTGGSSTPSMVGAVKKWQKADPENSQETWRKLVDANSELEIQLNMLRKLAKEHWDAYKCVIDNCSRLKPAKWMEGVTEPIKAEVVKVLLKAREVMLEIRNHMRTMGEAAGVPIEPESQTKLLDATMNMEGVLLAGVPGAGGFDAVFAVTFGDSSRNVTNAWSSHNVLALLVREDPQGVCLESGDPRCREITSAVSSVNIK